CCAACCGCATCTGTGGCTCTGCCGAGCTGCACATAGATTTGCGCCCGCTACCCGGCATGGCACCCGAGCAGCTTAGGGCCGAACTGCGCGACAGACTGCAGGGCGCGCTCGGCGACGCCGCCACGGACTTAACCATCCGCTCGCTCTCGGTCGGGCAACCACCGCTCGAGACACCGCGCTCAGCGCCGATCATCGAGCTCGCCGAACGGCTTACTGGCCATCCGGCTAAGGCGGTGGCCTTCGCCACCGAAGCGCCCTATCTGGCCGAACTGGGTATGGATGTCCTAGTCCTCGGCCCGGGCGATATCGAGTGCGCCCACCAACCCGATGAGTCGCTCGCCGTCGAGCGCTTGCAGCCGAGTATTGAGCTACTGCGCGGCTTTATCCGCCACTTCTGCATGGAGGAGGCACCGAACCATGCGGCTGGCTGATCTCAACCCCGAACACTTTGTTGACTGGTTGCGCCACGCCGCCCCCTACGTCAACGCCCATCGCGGGCGCACCTTCGTCATCAACTTCCCCGGCAGCACCCTACACGGCCCGGAGATCGAGGGCCTGATCCACGACCTGGCGGTTCTCGTCAGCCTCGGCGTGCGCCTGGTGCTAGTCCCGGGCGCCCGTCCGCAGGTCGAACGGCGGCTGCACCAGCGCGGCATCGACTCGCACTACGCCGGCGGCTCGGCGGCCAACGGCGGGCTGCGGGTCACCGACGCCGCAGCGCTGGAGTGCGTCAAGGACGCGGTCGCGGAGGTGCGCACCGAGCTTGAGGCCCGTCTGTCCATCGGCATCGCCCCCTCGCCGCTGGCCGGGCTGAACATGCGGGTCGTCTCCGGCAACACCATCACCGCCCGCCCGGTGGGAGTGCGCGATGGCATCGACCACCTCTACACCGGTGAGGTGCGCCGAGTCGATGTAGAGGCACTGCGTCAGCGCCTGGCCAATGACGACATCGCCCTGATCTCGCCGCTCGGCTACTCGCCAACCGGCGAGATATTCAACCTCTCCGCCGAGTCGGTGGCACTCGCAGCCGCCGAGCAGCTCGGCGCCGATAAGCTCATCCACCTCTCCACCCACGCCCCGGTAAAGGACGCCTCCGGTAACACCATCCGCGAGCTTACCCCCGCCGAGGCCCGGCAACGGCTGCACGATAACGCCGGCGAGCAGCCGCCCACCGCCCGGCGGCTGCTGCACAGTGCCGCGCAAGCCTGCGATGCCGGGGTAAAGCGGGTCCACCTGCTCGATCGCCGCCAAAATGGCGCGCTGCTCCTTGAACTCTTCACCCGCGATGGCGTCGGCACCCTCCTCGCCCCGCAACCGTTTGAGAGCCTGCGCACCGCGCAGCTTGACGATATCCCCGGCATCCTTAACCTGATCAGGCCGCTGGAGCAAAGCGGCGCCCTCGTCCACCGCACCCAAGAGCTGCTCGAGGAGCAGATCAGCGATTTCACGGTGGCCGAACGCGACGGGGCAATAATCGCCACCGGTGCCCTGATCCCTTGGCCTGCCGAGACTGCTGGCGAGATCGCCTGCCTAGCAGTCGACCCCGATTACCAGGGCGCCGGTCGCGCCGCGACGCTGCTCGCTGAGCTAGAGCGCCGCGCCCGGCAGCAGCGACTGGAACGACTCTTTGTCCTGACCACCCGGGCCGAGCACTGGTTTCGCGAGCGCGGTTTCAACCCCGCCGGCGCCGCCGCGCTGCCGGCGCAACGCCGCGAGCTATACGACACCACCCGCGGCTCAAAGGTCTTGATAAAGAACACGCTGGAAGAGTAACGGAGCAAAATAGAGTAATGCACAACTACCTGGAGCTGATGCGCGATATAATCGATAACGGCTCGGTCAAAGACGATCGGACCGGCACCGGCACCCTGAGCGTCTTCGGCCGGCAGATGCGCTTTGACCTGAGCGCCGGCTTTCCGCTACTGACCACCAAAAAGCTCCACCTGCGCGCCATCATCCATGAGCTGCTCTGGTTTCTTAGTGGTGACACCAACATCACCTATCTGAACCAAAACCGGGTCACGATCTGGGACAACTGGGCCACTGAAGACGGCGATCTCGGCCCGCTATACGGTGCGCAGTGGCGTAGCTGGCCGACCAAAGATGGCCGGACTATTGATCAGATAACCCAGCTCATCGAGGCGCTGCGCACCAACCCGAGTTCACGCCGGCATATCGTCAGCGCCTGGAATGTCGAATACTTACCGGATGAGTCGATCAGCGCCCAGGATAACGTCCGGCAGGGGCGCATGGCCCTCGCCCCGTGCCACACCCTGTTCCAGTTCTACGTCGCGGACAACCGCCTCTCCTGTCTGCTCATGGCCCGCAGCCAGGATTTTTTCCTCGGCACCCCTTTTAACATCGCCAGCTACGCCCTGCTCACCCACATGATCGCCCAACAGTGCGACCTGGAAGTCGGCGATTTCGTCTGGACCGGCGGCGATGTCCACCTCTACAGCAACCACTTAGAGCAGGCCCGAACGCAGCTCGCCCGCCAACCTCGCCCCCTGCCGCAGCTGCAGATACAACGCCGGCCGAAGTCGATCTTCGACTACCGCTACGAGGATTTCGCGATCACCGGCTACGACCCCCACCCCGCTATCAAGGCGCCCATCGCGGTCTAAGGGGGCGGTTTGGCAGTTTCACCAGCAGCAGCGCACCCGATAAACAGCGAGATCGTCCTAGTTGCCATCATGGGCCGCAACCGGGTCATCGGCGATGGCCACACTCAACCCTGGCATTTCAAGTGCGACCTGCGCCGCTTCAAAGAGATGACCCGCGGCCACCCGCTGATCCTCGGCCGGAAGACCTTCGCGGCCATCGGCTCTCGCCCACTGCCCGAGCGGACCCATATCGTCATGACCCGCGACCCCGGGTTAAGCGCACCTGCTGAACCGTCTACTATGTCGGGCGTCTACCCGGCCGCAACGCTCGAACAGGCCCTGGAGCTTGCCGCAGCCGCGCCCGGCGGCGAGACCATCTTTGTCATCGGCGGCGGCTCTATCTATGAACTGTTTCTGCCCCTTGCCCAGCGTATAGAGCTAACCGTGGTCGACGACGCGCCGCAAGGCAGTGTCATGTTCCCCGCTATCGACTCAAACTGGCAAGAAGAGACCCGCGACAGTGCAGAAGAGGACGGCTATCAACTCACCTTCCTCAGCCTGCGGCGCCAAGCCCCATAGGTTATCGCTTGCCCAACCGCCCTCCCTACTGTAAAAGGGCTCGGGTTATGGTGGGTGAAGGAAATCAACCCCAAAAAGAAGACTTATTTTACTTTTCTCAACCATGACGTAAGATTGCCGATAAAGGGAGTGCAATGCTTGACGGCGGTTTCGCCCAAAAGGCCGAGCCCAGAGCATACATGTTAACCATAAATATTATAATTGATATTGCTCTGCCCAGGAGGAGCTAATGAAAAAAAATACTCATATCAATAAGCTAGCCGCACTGCTAAGTGCAACAGCCCTCGCCGCACCGGTAGCTGTCCTCGCCGATAGCCACGATGAAAACGAAAGGGTAGAAGTCTACGGCTTCGTTAACCTATCGGTGGATTGGGAAGGTTACGACGGAACAGATGATTCAGAAGACGGCGACCTGGCCATGAATACCGGTTCCTCCCACTTCGGCTTCCGCGGCCAGGAGGAGCTAGATGGCGGACTGAAGGCCATCTATCAGGCCGAGCTAGAGTGGACCTATACTGGGGATACAAGGGGTACTCCAGGAGAACGGGACGATGAAGAATATACCTACTATGATGATGCTAATGATGAACAAACAGGATATATCTCTATAGGAGACAGCTTCATAACCCAAGTCCGCGACAGCTTTGTCGGCCTGGAAGGCGACTTCGGCCGCCTGACCCTCGGTCGGCAATCTTTATCCAACCAGTTTGTTTGGGATGGGCCAGGTGCAGATTGGATAGCGCAAGTGGGTACGCCAGGTGAAGCCCTAGGTTTCGGCACCTCTGGCCGCGCAAATAATGTCATCCGCTACACGAACGACTTCGGCGCCATTGGCACCGTATTAAGCTTGGTACCGGGGCATGGTGAAGACCCCGATGATCACGCTTACAATGCCCGCGCCACATTCAATGATGGGCCTCTATCAAGCGCATTTACACTGTGGCAAGTAACCGATAACGAGGGCGATGATTTCACCCTCATATCTCTAGCAGGCCGCTATGATTTAGACTTCATGGTCCTATCAGCCCAGTTCTCCGGGCAAAGCCATGATGCTGACGATAGCGACCATACGGGAGCCTCGTTTGGCTTTATGATGCCTATGGGTAATACAGGCCGCATTAAGGGCATAGTAAGTCAGTTTATGTCAGATGATGATGACGATGACTTCACCACTGTGGCAGCAGGATACGACCATATCTTTAGTGATCGCACCGAACTGCGCCTAGCGGTGGCCGCCACCATAAATGATGAAGAGAGAAGTAGTACGCCGCATACCCACGGCATGTACGGTCCATCATCCGGGGTAGACCCTGCGGCTGATGAGACACACACCACAGTCAGCGCCAACCTACGCCACTCCTTCTAAGCTGCTGGACAGGTTGAGCTAGCTTTAAGCTGTCTGCTCCATATAACCAACCACAAGCAGACAGCACTCGCCTCGGGCCCGCTAGGTCATCTAGCGGGTCCTTTTTTTATCGGGGCATTCGGCAATCGAAAGCCGCCAAAACTCCTGCTCCCACAAAAGTTGTAAATATACTAAATCTGAGATATTATTTAGACATTAATCATTTTTGTCTTATATCAATACAAGAGCAGCCAACCTATGCGCAAAAGACTCACAGCAATCGCCACCATTACCGCCTTGTGTTCACCACTTGCTCTACTCGCAGCCGACAAAGATAAAGAAGAAGAAGGCGTCGAATTCTACGGCCATGTCGGCTACGAACTGCAGTTCCTCGACGATGATATCAGTGAGGCCGACGGACTCGACTGGGGGGCATACCTCTCCCGCATCGGCCTGCGCAACAGCCACGCAATAAATGACCAACTTAAAGCCACCTACCAGGTAGAAAGCTTTATCCTCCACGGCCCGAGTGGCGACAATATAGGCTTTCGTAATACCTATGGCGGCCTGAAGAGCGAGAGCTTCGGCGAGGTCCGGGTCGGGCGCCACGACACCCCGTACAAACGAGCCAACCTGCCCTTCTTCGCCGGCGCCAACATGCTCTTCGATAACGCGCAAGGCTCCGGGACAGGACTGGGCCAGTGGAACACCGCGCTGGGCAAAGATACACCGCAGAATGGCGATTTTGAAACGATTGATCGCAACCGCGGCTTCATCGCCCAGCGCTTCCAGCGCTGGCACGGCACCCTGCACTACATCAGCCCGCAAGTCCACGGCCTAACCCTGGAGGCGGCAATGCGCCCGGTGCAGGAAAACGGCGGGGAAGACAACTGGGTCGATTACTCGGCCTCGCTCACCTACCGCCTCGGCGAGAGCTGGATGTTCAATACCGCCTATGAGAGCGAAGGCGCCATTGACGATGGCGGCAACGGCGGCAGTGGTGTATATCAAACATGGCTAGCCGGGGCACTCTTCACCGCTACCGACTGGCTAACAGTCGGCGCCCAGATCGAAAACCTGGACATCGACGTCAACAGCGATATTAATGGCGATCTGATGCGCCTAATGGTGCCGATCAAGCTGAGCTTCGGCGACTACTACGTCAACACCTTCCTTAAGTACGACGACTTTGATTATGAACACAAACCAGATGAAAATGTAACAGAAGACGACGACTGGTTCGACATCGGCATGCAGGCCGGCTACTACCTGGATCCGGAGCATAACACCCAGGTCTACGCCGCTGCCGGCAGCGCCGAGGACATAGAGGCCGTTAACTACGCCGTCGGTTTCCGCTACCAGTGGTAAGCCCCAAGGCTAGCGCGGACTGTCTATGACGTTATTGCGTTATGACTCGCCATGGACGGCGAGCGTAGCGCCTTCAGGACGCCTAATAAATCTCCCGGAGCCTATTGATCGCCCCCTGTGTTGAGGCCTTGGAGCCGTGGATGGCGCCATGAAACATCCAGAGATGGATTCACGGCGCCCGCCAAACGGGGCACCTAATCTCTCCGCGACAACAGCCTAATAATGAACCCCCGGCCGCGCCTCAACCTCAGCCGGCAGCTGATAACCGCCATCGAGCTGCGAGCCCCCTACACCAAACCAGACCATCGCCCCGGGACCAGAATCCAGATCACTCACCCGCACCCCAAAACCCCAAATATCAAAGCTTCCGCCCAGTTCAATAAACGGATAAGAGTCATCAACCCGCCCCGAAGGCATATCGATATCGGCACCACTATCGTCCCAGCTGCCCCTTTGCCACGCCTTATTAAGAGTCACCCAGCCGATCCCCATACCGACCGGCTGCCAAAAGCCGACCCCTAAAGACCCCTGCCAATTAAACAGGTCTAGCGTATCATCGCCGTCGTCTTGGCCACCTTGTCCAGCAGAGGAATACTCAACATCATACTGCTCCCGCCGATAGGCCAACTCACCACCAAAAACAAAGGGCATGGCACGGGCAAAGTAGTGCGCCGTAGCGCCGAGTTGGAAACTGGCATCGGTGCGCGAGATACCAGATATATCCGCGTCCTCAGCAGCGAAATCGGCAAAGCTAGCACTGCCATCCTCCACCGGCAGCGAGTAGTCGTCCCCCGGATCACCACCATAAAGGCCGAGGTTCACCCCCCAACGCCAACCAAAATAGTGCGGGAATCGATCCGGCGGCCTAGCATATTCACGCTTGATCCGCTCATCCTCACGCAGCACTATCTCCTCGACGATATCCTGATAACGCGGATTATCCCGAGTCACTCGGACCCGATAAGTGCCCGCCTCAGCGGGACGGCGGATCGACCGACTCTCGATCCCATAGCCCTCCAGCCGGATCAGGGCACCGCCTTCAGCACTCAGATCAAGCTCACCGAATCGCCGCTCAGTCAACCCGGCGCTGTAAAAGTACGCCGGGGTCGCCGAATCGATACGGATAGTCTCATCTCTCTCGCGGTAATCTACCGTACCCTCGATGCGTAACCGGTACTCCCTTCCCTGCTCAAGCTCTACCCGTGCCGGTGTCACGTACTCGCTGCCAGCGATCCGCATGACTGCGCCGGCCGGCTGGCTATGCAGGTAGAGCACCGCCACATCCTGTTCACGCCACTGACGCGGATAGAGTGTCTCAACCAAACGCTGCTCATCACTGAGCAGATTGCGATGGCGGCGCTCACGCCCCTCGACAACCACTTTGACGGCCGAAGTGAGGTCACCAACTCGGCGCTCGTCGGTCCAACCGCCACTATCGGTTACCAGACGATAACCATCTATGTTCAGCGTAAGGGATGGCTGAGGCCGCAGTGTCTGCCGATCGAGTACCGCAAAACGCACCCTGGTGCCATCGATGACCGGGACGACATGGATACGCTCAAGCGCCTCGCGCGCTGCTTCAGTAAAGTAGCTAGCAAAAGTAGTCTCACCATGCTGGGGGATATAAGCCCGTTCATCAGCCAACTCTAGCCGCTCAACAGTGGCTAAACCACTCAGGGCACGCTGGAAGCGCAAACCGGGGCGAGAGTCTGGGGTGGCTTCTATGAGCTCCAATTGTGCTAGTGCGGGGGCTTGTCGCCGGGCCCTGGAGCGCATCTGCTCCATTTGTTCATCGGCTACCCTGACGCTGACCAGCCAGCCGTCTGCGGAGCGTTTCTCGCTGACCACCTCGGCCCCTTCAATGACCGCATGGCTCAGCGAGCTTATACTGGATTGGAATTCGAGCTCTTCGGCCAGCTCGATATCGCTATCGTCGGCCTCACCGCGACGCTGCAGCAAGCGGTATACCTCCCGCTGCTCACCGCGGATGGCAGTAACCACAGCCCCGGCGATCTGATAATAGGCCTCTTGACGGGCTTGCTCAGGCCTTTCCGCTGCGCCGTAACCGTAAGTGTAGCCCGACTGCTCCTGCTCCTGGAGCTGTCCTCTTAGCTCATCGCCACCAGGCGGGCGGTCACCGTATCCGGCACACCCGATGAGTGCCGCAAGAGCAATAAGAAGCAACGCGAGGGAGGGCGACCATCTCCCCCATATTGTCACTGGAAAGCCCGGTGAGGCTTTCACATCGGATCTCAGTTATCGCGGTCGAGCATCCGCTCCCTGGCGTCATCCTTGCCGCGCTCCAGGTCACGGACCTCTTCATCACGGCGCTCACGCTCGAGCCTCTCCTGCTCAGCCTCCTGTGCCGCACGCTCAGAGGCATCGTTGGCACAGCCGCTAAGCATAGCCGCTGACAGGCCCAGCGTAGCCACTCCAAATACCGCCGCCATCAAGGTAATTGCTCTCATCTCTTCCCCCCGCCTTTACTCATCGCTTCATAGCCTCGAAGAATTCAGCGTTGGTCTTGTTATCCTTGAGCTTATCCAGGAGGAACTCGACCGCCGCCACTTCATCCATGTTATGCAACAATTTGCGCAAAATCCAGGTCTTTTGCAACTCTTCGGGGGTCATCAGCAACTCTTCACGGCGGGTACCGGAGCGGTTGAGGTGGATGGCCGGATAGATCCGCTTCTCGGCGATCTTCCGATCCATGTGCAGCTCCATATTCCCGGTGCCCTTAAACTCCTCGTAGATCACCTCATCCATGCGCGACCCGGTCTCGACCAAGGCAGTGGCGAGGATTGTCAAGCTGCCGCCCTCCTCGACATTGCGCGCGGCACCGAAGAAGCGCTTCGGCCGGTGCAGGGCGTTGGCATCGACGCCCCCGGTCAGCACCTTGCCGGATGACGGCACCACCGTGTTATAGGCACGGGCAAGACGGGTAATGGAGTCGAGCAGGATGACAACATCCATCTTATGCTCGACCAAGCGCTTGGCCTTTTCGATAACCATCTCGGCGACCTGCACATGGCGCGTAGCCGGCTCATCAAAGGTCGACGAGACCGTCTCGGCTTCGAGCACCGAACGCGCGAACTCGGTCACCTCCTCGGGGCGCTCATCGATCAGCAGAACGATTAGATAGCACTCTGGGAAGTTGGCGTTGATGCTCTGCGCAACATTCTGCAGCATCATGGTCTTACCGGCCTTGGGCGGGGAGACGATCAACCCCCGTTGCCCTTTGCCAATCGGCGCGACGAGATCTATGACCCGGGCGGTGAGGTCTTCGGTAGACCCATTGCCCCGCTCCATGCGCATTCGATTACGCGTAAACAGCGGGGTCAGGTTCTCGAACAGAACCTTGTTCTTGGCTGCCTCGGGCGGTTCATAGTTGATCTGGTCAACCTTAAGCAGCGCGAAATAGCGCTCACCATCTTTGGGAGGACGGATCTTGCCGGTGATGGTATCGCCGGTACGCAAGGCGAAGCGCCGGATCTGGCTAGGCGAGACGTATATATCGTCCGGCCCGGCCATATACGAGGCGTCCGCCGAGCGCAGGAAGCCGAAGCCGTCCTGGAGTATCTCCAGAACCCCGTCGCCATAAATGGAATCACCATTCTTGGCATGAGCCTTGAGAATGGCGAAGATGATGTCTTGCTTCCGCGAGCGGGCAGTGCCCTCTATGCCCATTTCTTGGGCAATCTCCAGAAGCTCAGTAGCAGGCTTTCTCTTTAAGTCGGTAAGATTCATGATTCGCTTTGAGTGCGGGGGAACACGAGCGCGCTTTTACCGGTAAAGGCCTAGACTAAGGCTTGCGCTCCGGATCAGCAGCCGGACTTCGAGGACAAGGTCTGGGAGCTGGCAGATGGTAGCGCAAATGAATTGTGGAGATAACCACACTGCGGTAAAAAAGCGCCTCTTCCGTTAAAGGTTACTGTCGATAAACGCGGTTAATTGTGACTTGGAAAGGGCACCGACTTTAGTGGCCTCAACATTGCCATTCTTGAACAACATGAGGGTCGGTATGCCGCGAATGCCGTACTTGGGGGGGGTCTCGGGGTTTTCGTCGATGTTTAGCTTGACTACTTTGAGCTTGCCCTTGTACTCACCAGCTATCTCCTCAAGTATCGGTGCGATCATCTTACAGGGGCCACACCACTCTGCCCAGTAATCTACTAACACCGGCTCGCTGGACTTGAGCACATCTTCATCAAAGCTTTGATCGCTTGCGTGGACGATAGCACCTTCGCTCACGATTTATAACCTCCAGGTTCTAATGCAGAACACAAATTACGATGGATTTTCCGTAGACCTCGGAATCCTGTATGGATTTCGGGCATAGCTCTTCGCTTCATGCCAGGTACTCGGATGCGGGACTATCGAGCCCTTACAGGAGGGCCGACGGGTTTAATTCGAGTTAGAAATTGACGTTAGTACGGAAAATAGCTGCCGGAAGCGCTAATGTCAACTATTATAACCTCTAACGGAGCCCAGCAGGCTATCCGGGTTGTTGCTAACGCTGCTCCCAGTTAAGAGCTGAGACTAATCGTTGCCAATCGTAGTCAACATCACCAACGGCAATAAAGTCCGGATTTAGCAGAGAATCTTTTTGGTTATAGCGCAGTTGTTGCAACCCTATATCCATTATGCGGCCGCCGGCGGCCTCGAGCACGCACTGCGCCGCGCCGGTATCCCATTCGCAGGTCGGCCCAAAGCGCGGATAGAGATCCGCTTCGCCCTGCGCTACTCGGCAGATCTTCAAGGAGCTGCCGACTGATAACTCATGGTACTCACCGAGGCGTTCCAGGATATTCTCGA
This Halorhodospira halochloris DNA region includes the following protein-coding sequences:
- a CDS encoding porin, whose protein sequence is MRKRLTAIATITALCSPLALLAADKDKEEEGVEFYGHVGYELQFLDDDISEADGLDWGAYLSRIGLRNSHAINDQLKATYQVESFILHGPSGDNIGFRNTYGGLKSESFGEVRVGRHDTPYKRANLPFFAGANMLFDNAQGSGTGLGQWNTALGKDTPQNGDFETIDRNRGFIAQRFQRWHGTLHYISPQVHGLTLEAAMRPVQENGGEDNWVDYSASLTYRLGESWMFNTAYESEGAIDDGGNGGSGVYQTWLAGALFTATDWLTVGAQIENLDIDVNSDINGDLMRLMVPIKLSFGDYYVNTFLKYDDFDYEHKPDENVTEDDDWFDIGMQAGYYLDPEHNTQVYAAAGSAEDIEAVNYAVGFRYQW
- the rho gene encoding transcription termination factor Rho gives rise to the protein MNLTDLKRKPATELLEIAQEMGIEGTARSRKQDIIFAILKAHAKNGDSIYGDGVLEILQDGFGFLRSADASYMAGPDDIYVSPSQIRRFALRTGDTITGKIRPPKDGERYFALLKVDQINYEPPEAAKNKVLFENLTPLFTRNRMRMERGNGSTEDLTARVIDLVAPIGKGQRGLIVSPPKAGKTMMLQNVAQSINANFPECYLIVLLIDERPEEVTEFARSVLEAETVSSTFDEPATRHVQVAEMVIEKAKRLVEHKMDVVILLDSITRLARAYNTVVPSSGKVLTGGVDANALHRPKRFFGAARNVEEGGSLTILATALVETGSRMDEVIYEEFKGTGNMELHMDRKIAEKRIYPAIHLNRSGTRREELLMTPEELQKTWILRKLLHNMDEVAAVEFLLDKLKDNKTNAEFFEAMKR
- the argA gene encoding amino-acid N-acetyltransferase, which produces MRLADLNPEHFVDWLRHAAPYVNAHRGRTFVINFPGSTLHGPEIEGLIHDLAVLVSLGVRLVLVPGARPQVERRLHQRGIDSHYAGGSAANGGLRVTDAAALECVKDAVAEVRTELEARLSIGIAPSPLAGLNMRVVSGNTITARPVGVRDGIDHLYTGEVRRVDVEALRQRLANDDIALISPLGYSPTGEIFNLSAESVALAAAEQLGADKLIHLSTHAPVKDASGNTIRELTPAEARQRLHDNAGEQPPTARRLLHSAAQACDAGVKRVHLLDRRQNGALLLELFTRDGVGTLLAPQPFESLRTAQLDDIPGILNLIRPLEQSGALVHRTQELLEEQISDFTVAERDGAIIATGALIPWPAETAGEIACLAVDPDYQGAGRAATLLAELERRARQQRLERLFVLTTRAEHWFRERGFNPAGAAALPAQRRELYDTTRGSKVLIKNTLEE
- a CDS encoding dihydrofolate reductase; protein product: MAVSPAAAHPINSEIVLVAIMGRNRVIGDGHTQPWHFKCDLRRFKEMTRGHPLILGRKTFAAIGSRPLPERTHIVMTRDPGLSAPAEPSTMSGVYPAATLEQALELAAAAPGGETIFVIGGGSIYELFLPLAQRIELTVVDDAPQGSVMFPAIDSNWQEETRDSAEEDGYQLTFLSLRRQAP
- the thyA gene encoding thymidylate synthase is translated as MHNYLELMRDIIDNGSVKDDRTGTGTLSVFGRQMRFDLSAGFPLLTTKKLHLRAIIHELLWFLSGDTNITYLNQNRVTIWDNWATEDGDLGPLYGAQWRSWPTKDGRTIDQITQLIEALRTNPSSRRHIVSAWNVEYLPDESISAQDNVRQGRMALAPCHTLFQFYVADNRLSCLLMARSQDFFLGTPFNIASYALLTHMIAQQCDLEVGDFVWTGGDVHLYSNHLEQARTQLARQPRPLPQLQIQRRPKSIFDYRYEDFAITGYDPHPAIKAPIAV
- the trxA gene encoding thioredoxin TrxA — protein: MSEGAIVHASDQSFDEDVLKSSEPVLVDYWAEWCGPCKMIAPILEEIAGEYKGKLKVVKLNIDENPETPPKYGIRGIPTLMLFKNGNVEATKVGALSKSQLTAFIDSNL
- a CDS encoding porin, producing MKKNTHINKLAALLSATALAAPVAVLADSHDENERVEVYGFVNLSVDWEGYDGTDDSEDGDLAMNTGSSHFGFRGQEELDGGLKAIYQAELEWTYTGDTRGTPGERDDEEYTYYDDANDEQTGYISIGDSFITQVRDSFVGLEGDFGRLTLGRQSLSNQFVWDGPGADWIAQVGTPGEALGFGTSGRANNVIRYTNDFGAIGTVLSLVPGHGEDPDDHAYNARATFNDGPLSSAFTLWQVTDNEGDDFTLISLAGRYDLDFMVLSAQFSGQSHDADDSDHTGASFGFMMPMGNTGRIKGIVSQFMSDDDDDDFTTVAAGYDHIFSDRTELRLAVAATINDEERSSTPHTHGMYGPSSGVDPAADETHTTVSANLRHSF